One genomic segment of Kogia breviceps isolate mKogBre1 chromosome 11, mKogBre1 haplotype 1, whole genome shotgun sequence includes these proteins:
- the PPM1G gene encoding protein phosphatase 1G, producing the protein MGAYLSQPNTVKCSGDGVGASRLPLPYGFSAMQGWRVSMEDAHNCIPELDSETAMFSVYDGHGGEEVALYCAKYLPDIIKDQKAYKEGKLQKALEDAFLAIDAKLTTEEVIKELAQIAGRPTEDEDEKEKVADEDDVDNEEAALLHEEATMTIEELLTRYGQNCHKGAPHSKSGAGTGEEPGSQGLNGEAGPGDPSRETSSEENGPTAKAHTGLSSNSECGTEAGQGGEPGTPTGEAGPSCSSASDKLPRVAKSKFFEDSEDESDEAEEEEEDSEECSEEEDGYSSEEAENEEDEDDTEEAEEDEEEEEMMVPGMEGKEEPGSDSGTTAVVALIRGKQLIVANAGDSRCVVSEAGKALDMSYDHKPEDEVELARIKNAGGKVTMDGRVNGGLNLSRAIGDHFYKRNKNLPPEEQMISALPDIKVLTLTDDHEFMVIACDGIWNVMSSQEVIDFIQSKISQRDENGELRLLSSIVEELLDQCLAPDTSGDGTGCDNMTCIIICFKPRNTAALQPEIGKRKLEEVLSTEEAEENGNSDKKKAKRD; encoded by the exons GATGCTCACAACTGTATTCCTGAGCTGGACAGTGAGACAGCTATGTTTTCTGTCTACGATGGACATGGAG GGGAGGAAGTTGCCTTGTACTGTGCCAAATATCTTCCTGATATCATCAAAGATCAGAAGGCCTACAAAGAAGGCAAGCTACAGAAG GCTTTGGAAGATGCCTTCCTGGCTATCGATGCCAAACTGACCACTGAGGAAGTCATTAAGGAACTGGCGCAGATTGCAGGGCGACCTACTGAGGAtgaggatgaaaaagaaaaagtagctgatgaagatgatg TGGACAATGAGGAGGCTGCACTGCTACATGAAGAGGCTACCATGACTATTGAAGAGCTGCTGACACGCTACGGGCAGAACTGTCACAAGGGTGCTCCCCACAGCAAATCTGGAGCTGGGACAGGCGAGGAACCAGGGTCCCAGGGCCTCAATGGGGAGGCAGGACCTGGGGACCCATCTAGGGAAACTTCTTCAGAGGAAAATGGCCCCACAGCCAAGGCTCACACGGGCCTTTCCTCCAACTCGGAATGTGGGACTGAGGCAGGCCAAGGTGGGGAGCCTGGCACTCCCACTGGTGAGGCTGGGCCTTCCTGCTCATCAGCCTCCGACAAGCTGCCTCGAGTTGCTAAGTCCAAGTTCTTTGAGGACAGTGAGGATGAGTCAGAtgaggcggaggaggaggaggaagacagcGAG GAATGCAGTGAGGAAGAAGATGGCTACAGCAGTGAAGAGGCAGAGAATGAGGAAGACGAGGATGACACTGAGGAGGCTgaagaggatgaggaagaagaggagatgaTGGTGCCTGGGATGGAAGGCAAAGAGGAG cctGGCTCTGACAGTGGTACAACAGCAGTGGTGGCTCTGATACGAGGGAAGCAGTTGATTGTAGCCAATGCAGGAGACTCCCGCTGTGTGGTGTCTGAGGCTGGCAAAGCTTTAGACATGTCCTATGACCACAAACCGGAGGATGAAGTGGAGCTAGCACGCATCAAGAATGCTGGTGGCAAGGTCACCATGGATGGGCGAGTCAATGGTGGCCTCAACCTCTCCAGAGCCATTG GAGACCACTTCTACAAGAGAAACAAGAACTTGCCACCTGAGGAACAGATGATTTCAGCCCTTCCTGACATCAAGGTGCTGACTCTCACTGACGATCATGAATTCATGGTCATTGCCTGTGATGGCATCTG GAATGTAATGAGCAGCCAGGAAGTTATAGACTTTATTCAATCAAAGATCAGCCAGCGTGATGAAAATGGGGAGCTTCGGTTATTGTCATCTATCGTGGAAGAG CTGCTGGATCAGTGCCTGGCACCAGACACTTCTGGGGATGGTACAGGATGTGACAACATGACCTGCATCATCATTTGCTTCAAGCCCCGAAACACAGCAGCACTTCAGCCAGAGATTGGCAAGCGGAAACTGGAGGAGGTGCTCTCTACTGAGGAGGCTGAAGAAAATGGCAACAGTGACAAGAAGAAGGCCAAGCGGGACTAG
- the ZNF513 gene encoding zinc finger protein 513 isoform X1: MPRRKQSHPQPVKCEGVKVDTEDSLDEGPGALVLESDLLLGQDLEFEEEEEEEEGDGNSDQLMGFERDSEGDSLGARPGLPYGLSDDESGGGRALSAESEVEEPARGPGEARGERPGPACQLCGGPTGEGPCCGAGGPGGGPPLPPRLLYSCRLCAFVSHYSSHLKRHMQTHSGEKPFRCGRCPYASAQLVNLTRHTRTHTGEKPYRCPHCPFACSSLGNLRRHQRTHAGPPTPPCPTCGFRCCAPRPARPPSPTEQEGAVPRQPEDALLLPDLSLHVPPGGASFLPDCGQLRGEGEGLCGTGSEPLPELLFPWTCRNCGQELEEGEGSRLGAATCGRCMRGETGSGASGGPQGPSDKGFACSLCPFATHYPNHLARHMKTHSGEKPFRCARCPYASAHLDNLKRHQRVHTGEKPYKCPLCPYACGNLANLKRHGRIHSGDKPFRCSLCNYSCNQSMNLKRHMLRHTGEKPFRCATCAYTTGHWDNYKRHQKVHGHGGAGGPGLSASEGWAPPHSPPSVLSSRGPTALGATGSRALHTDSP; the protein is encoded by the exons ATGCCCCGAAGGAAGCAAAGCCACCCGCAGCCCGTGAAATGCGAGGGGGTCAaag TGGATACCGAAGACTCCCTCGATGAAGGACCCGGGGCCCTGGTATTGGAGAGTGATTTGCTACTAGGCCAGGATCTGGAgtttgaggaagaagaggaagaggaggaaggtgaCGGCAACAGCGACCAGCTCATGGGCTTCGAGAGAGACTCTGAAG GAGACTCTCTGGGGgccaggcctgggcttccctaTGGGCTGAGCGACGACGAGTCTGGGGGCGGCCGGGCACTAAGTGCGGAGAGTGAAGTTGAGGAGCCAGCCAGGGGTCCAGGGGAGGCCAGGGGTGAGAGGCCAGGCCCAGCCTGCCAGCTGTGTGGGGGGCCCACAGGTGAGGGGCCGTGTTGTGGGgcaggagggccgggtggggggcCCCCGCTGCCCCCACGGCTACTATACTCATGCCGCCTCTGCGCCTTCGTGTCCCACTACTCGAGCCACCTGAAGCGGCACATGCAGACACACAGCGGGGAGAAGCCGTTCCGCTGTGGCCGCTGCCCCTACGCCTCAGCCCAGCTCGTCAACCTGACGCGACATACTCGCACCCACACTGGCGAGAAGCCCTACCGCTGTCCCCACTGCCCCTTTGCCTGCAGCAGCCTGGGCAACCTGAGGCGGCATCAGCGCACCCATGCGGGgccccccactcctccctgccCGACCTGTGGCTTCCGCTGCTGTGCTCCACGTCCTGCCCGGCCTCCCAGTCCCACAGAGCAGGAGGGGGCAGTGCCCCGGCAACCTGAAG ATGCCCTGCTGCTTCCAGATCTGAGCCTCCATGTGCCACCAGGTGGTGCCAGTTTCCTGCCGGACTGTGGGCAGCTGAGGGGTGAAGGGGAAGGCCTATGTGGGACTGGATCAGAACCACTGCCAGAGCTGCTGTTCCCTTGGACCTGCCGGAACTGTGGACAAGAGCTGGAAGAGGGGGAGGGTAGTCGGCTGGGAGCGGCCACGTGTGGGCGCTGCATGCGAGGAGAGACTGGAAGCGGTGCCAGTGGTGGACCCCAGGGCCCCAGTGACAAAGGCTTTGCCTGTAGCCTCTGCCCCTTTGCCACTCACTATCCCAACCACTTGGCTCGCCACATGAAGACGCACAGTGGCGAGAAGCCCTTCCGCTGTGCCCGCTGTCCTTACGCCTCTGCTCATCTGGACAACCTGAAACGGCACCAGCGCGTCCACACAGGAGAGAAGCCCTACAAGTGCCCCCTCTGCCCCTATGCCTGTGGCAACCTGGCCAACCTCAAGCGTCACGGTCGAATCCACTCTGGGGACAAACCTTTTCGGTGTAGTCTTTGCAACTACAGCTGCAACCAGAGCATGAACCTCAAACGCCACATGCTGCGGCACACAGGCGAGAAGCCCTTCCGCTGTGCCACTTGCGCCTATACCACGGGCCACTGGGACAACTACAAACGCCACCAAAAGGTGCACGGCCATGGTGGGGCAGGAGGGCCTGGCCTCTCTGCGTCCGAGGGCTGGGCCCCACCTCACAGTCCCCCCTCTGTTTTGAGCTCTCGGGGCCCAACAGCCCTGGGTGCCACTGGTAGCCGAGCTCTCCATACAGACTCACCCTGA
- the ZNF513 gene encoding zinc finger protein 513 isoform X2, with protein sequence MGFERDSEGDSLGARPGLPYGLSDDESGGGRALSAESEVEEPARGPGEARGERPGPACQLCGGPTGEGPCCGAGGPGGGPPLPPRLLYSCRLCAFVSHYSSHLKRHMQTHSGEKPFRCGRCPYASAQLVNLTRHTRTHTGEKPYRCPHCPFACSSLGNLRRHQRTHAGPPTPPCPTCGFRCCAPRPARPPSPTEQEGAVPRQPEDALLLPDLSLHVPPGGASFLPDCGQLRGEGEGLCGTGSEPLPELLFPWTCRNCGQELEEGEGSRLGAATCGRCMRGETGSGASGGPQGPSDKGFACSLCPFATHYPNHLARHMKTHSGEKPFRCARCPYASAHLDNLKRHQRVHTGEKPYKCPLCPYACGNLANLKRHGRIHSGDKPFRCSLCNYSCNQSMNLKRHMLRHTGEKPFRCATCAYTTGHWDNYKRHQKVHGHGGAGGPGLSASEGWAPPHSPPSVLSSRGPTALGATGSRALHTDSP encoded by the exons ATGGGCTTCGAGAGAGACTCTGAAG GAGACTCTCTGGGGgccaggcctgggcttccctaTGGGCTGAGCGACGACGAGTCTGGGGGCGGCCGGGCACTAAGTGCGGAGAGTGAAGTTGAGGAGCCAGCCAGGGGTCCAGGGGAGGCCAGGGGTGAGAGGCCAGGCCCAGCCTGCCAGCTGTGTGGGGGGCCCACAGGTGAGGGGCCGTGTTGTGGGgcaggagggccgggtggggggcCCCCGCTGCCCCCACGGCTACTATACTCATGCCGCCTCTGCGCCTTCGTGTCCCACTACTCGAGCCACCTGAAGCGGCACATGCAGACACACAGCGGGGAGAAGCCGTTCCGCTGTGGCCGCTGCCCCTACGCCTCAGCCCAGCTCGTCAACCTGACGCGACATACTCGCACCCACACTGGCGAGAAGCCCTACCGCTGTCCCCACTGCCCCTTTGCCTGCAGCAGCCTGGGCAACCTGAGGCGGCATCAGCGCACCCATGCGGGgccccccactcctccctgccCGACCTGTGGCTTCCGCTGCTGTGCTCCACGTCCTGCCCGGCCTCCCAGTCCCACAGAGCAGGAGGGGGCAGTGCCCCGGCAACCTGAAG ATGCCCTGCTGCTTCCAGATCTGAGCCTCCATGTGCCACCAGGTGGTGCCAGTTTCCTGCCGGACTGTGGGCAGCTGAGGGGTGAAGGGGAAGGCCTATGTGGGACTGGATCAGAACCACTGCCAGAGCTGCTGTTCCCTTGGACCTGCCGGAACTGTGGACAAGAGCTGGAAGAGGGGGAGGGTAGTCGGCTGGGAGCGGCCACGTGTGGGCGCTGCATGCGAGGAGAGACTGGAAGCGGTGCCAGTGGTGGACCCCAGGGCCCCAGTGACAAAGGCTTTGCCTGTAGCCTCTGCCCCTTTGCCACTCACTATCCCAACCACTTGGCTCGCCACATGAAGACGCACAGTGGCGAGAAGCCCTTCCGCTGTGCCCGCTGTCCTTACGCCTCTGCTCATCTGGACAACCTGAAACGGCACCAGCGCGTCCACACAGGAGAGAAGCCCTACAAGTGCCCCCTCTGCCCCTATGCCTGTGGCAACCTGGCCAACCTCAAGCGTCACGGTCGAATCCACTCTGGGGACAAACCTTTTCGGTGTAGTCTTTGCAACTACAGCTGCAACCAGAGCATGAACCTCAAACGCCACATGCTGCGGCACACAGGCGAGAAGCCCTTCCGCTGTGCCACTTGCGCCTATACCACGGGCCACTGGGACAACTACAAACGCCACCAAAAGGTGCACGGCCATGGTGGGGCAGGAGGGCCTGGCCTCTCTGCGTCCGAGGGCTGGGCCCCACCTCACAGTCCCCCCTCTGTTTTGAGCTCTCGGGGCCCAACAGCCCTGGGTGCCACTGGTAGCCGAGCTCTCCATACAGACTCACCCTGA
- the SNX17 gene encoding sorting nexin-17, translated as MHFSIPETESRSGDSGGSAYVAYNIHVNGVLHCRVRYSQLLGLHEQLRKEYGANVLPAFPPKKLFSLTPAEVEQRREQLEKYMQAVRQDPLLGSSETFNSFLRRAQQETQQVPTEEVSLEVLLSNGQKVLVNVLTSDQTEDVLEAVAAKLDLPDDLIGYFSLFLVREKEDGAFSFVRKLQEFELPYVSVASLRSQEYKIVLRKSYWDSAYDDDVMENRVGLNLLYAQTVSDIERGWILVTKEQHRQLKSLQEKVSKKEFLRLAQTLRHYGYLRFDACVADFPEKDCPVVVSAGNSELSLQLRLPGQQLREGSFRVTRMRCWRVTSSVPLPSGGTSSPGRGRGEVRLELAFEYLMSKDRLQWVTITSPQAIMMSICLQSMVDELMVKKSGGSIRKMLRRRVGGTLRRSDSQQAVKSPPLLESPDASRESMVKLSSKLSAVSLRGIGTPSTDASASDVHGNFAFEGIGDEDL; from the exons ATGCACTTTTCCATTCCTGAAACCGAGTCCCGCAGCGGGGACAGCGGCGGCTCCGCCTACGTG GCCTATAACATTCACGTGAATGGAGTCCTGCACTGTCGGGTGCGCTACAGCCAACTCCTGGGGCTGCACGAGCAG CTTCGGAAGGAATATGGGGCCAATGTGCTTCCTGCATTTCCCCCAAAGAAGCTTTTCTCCCTGACACCCGCAGAGGTAGAACAGAGGAGAGAGCAGTTAGAGAAGTACATGCAAGCTG TTCGACAAGACCCATTGCTTGGGAGCAGTGAGACCTTCAATAGTTTCCTGCGTCGGGCGCAACAG GAGACACAGCAGGTCCCAACAGAAGAGGTCTCCTTGGAAGTGCTGCTTAGCAACGGGCAGAAAGTTCTGGTCAATGTGCTAACTTCAGATCAGACTGAGGATGTCCTGGAG GCTGTGGCTGCAAAGCTGGATCTTCCAGATGACTTGATCGGATACTTTAGTCTCTTTCTAGTTCGAGAAAAAGAGGATGGAGCCTTTTCGT TTGTACGGAAGTTGCAAGAGTTTGAGCTGCCTTATGTGTCTGTTGCCAGTCTTCGGAGTCAAGAGTATAAGATTGTGCTAAGGAAGAG TTATTGGGACTCTGCCTATGATGACGATGTCATGGAGAACCGGGTTGGCCTGAACCTGCTTTATGCTCAG ACAGTATCAGACATTGAGCGTGGGTGGATCCTAGTTACCAAGGAGCAGCACCGGCAGCTCAAATCACTGCAAGAGAAGGTCTCCAAGAAGGAG TTCCTGCGGCTGGCCCAGACACTGCGGCACTATGGCTACCTGCGTTTCGATGCCTGTGTGGCTGACTTCCCGGAGAAGGACTGTCCCGTGGTGGTGAGCGCAGGCAACAGTGAGCTCAGCCTCCAGCTCCGCCTGCCTGGCCAGCAACTCCGTGAAGGCTCCTTCCGGGTCACCCGCATGCGGTGCTGGCgggtcacctcctct GTGCCACTACCCAGTGGAGGCACAAGCAGCCCAGGTCGGGGCCGGGGTGAGGTGCGCCTGGAACTGGCTTTTGAATACCTCATGAGCAAGGACCGGCTACAGTGGGTCACCATCACCAGCCCCCAG GCTATCATGATGAGCATCTGCTTGCAGTCCATGGTAGATGAACTGATGGTGAAGAAATCCGGCGGCAGTATCAGGAAG ATGCTACGCCGGCGGGTGGGGGGCACCCTGAGACGCTCAGACAGCCAGCAAGCCGTGAAATCCCCACCGCTGCTT gagTCACCTGATGCCAGCCGGGAGTCCATGGTCAAACTCTCA AGCAAGCTGAGTGCCGTGAGCTTGCGGGGGATTGGCACTCCCAGCACAGATGCCAGTGCCAGTGATGTCCACGGCAATTTCGCCTTTGAGGGCATTGGAGACGAGGATCTGTGA